From the Clostridiales bacterium FE2011 genome, one window contains:
- the buk gene encoding butyrate kinase — MDFKILVINPGSTSTKISLFVNKEELFQKSQFHDAPVLLQFPHVNGQVPFRYQVILDMLKEEGVDPSDIDVFVGRGGSACTQPSGVTIIDQKLYDDTEAAVGGSEHAAKLGVMLAWRFAQNYHKPAYTLNPTNVDEYCDYARLTGIRGLYRTPHSHVLNPKAVAEAHAESIGKRYEDCNFIVGHIDGGVTVSTHYHGKMIDGTMGADGDGPFAPTRIGSVPVLELLDYLETHPLDDVRRMCSRSGGFVSLFGTSNSDTVHALVEQGDKKATLVWNTMIYQICKSIGEMSAVLCGKVDAILLTGGLMRFDDITEGIKERCGWIAPIYVYPGEMEQEAMAFPVLKVLRGEAEAITYSGKNVWQGFEGLDL, encoded by the coding sequence ATGGATTTTAAAATCTTGGTCATCAATCCCGGTTCCACCTCCACCAAAATCAGCCTCTTTGTAAACAAAGAGGAACTGTTCCAGAAAAGCCAGTTCCATGACGCGCCGGTTCTGCTGCAGTTCCCCCACGTGAACGGCCAGGTGCCTTTCCGTTACCAGGTGATCCTGGATATGCTGAAGGAAGAAGGGGTAGACCCCTCCGATATCGATGTGTTTGTCGGCCGCGGCGGCAGCGCCTGCACCCAGCCCAGCGGCGTCACGATCATCGACCAGAAGCTTTATGACGATACCGAAGCCGCTGTCGGCGGCAGCGAACACGCCGCAAAGCTGGGCGTCATGCTGGCCTGGCGGTTTGCGCAGAACTATCATAAGCCGGCCTATACACTGAATCCTACCAACGTGGATGAATACTGCGACTACGCGCGCCTCACCGGTATCCGCGGCCTCTACCGCACACCCCACTCCCATGTGCTGAATCCCAAGGCCGTTGCTGAGGCCCATGCGGAGTCCATCGGCAAGCGCTATGAGGACTGCAACTTCATTGTGGGCCATATTGACGGCGGCGTCACCGTCAGCACGCATTATCACGGAAAAATGATCGACGGCACCATGGGTGCGGACGGCGACGGTCCCTTTGCCCCCACCCGGATCGGCAGCGTGCCGGTGCTGGAACTCCTGGATTATCTTGAAACCCATCCCCTGGATGATGTGCGGCGAATGTGCTCCCGGTCCGGCGGATTCGTCAGCCTTTTCGGCACGTCCAATTCGGATACAGTCCACGCCCTCGTGGAGCAGGGAGACAAAAAGGCCACCCTGGTCTGGAACACCATGATTTACCAGATCTGCAAGAGCATTGGCGAAATGAGCGCGGTGCTTTGCGGCAAGGTGGACGCAATCCTGCTGACCGGCGGACTGATGCGCTTTGACGATATCACCGAAGGCATCAAGGAACGCTGCGGCTGGATTGCCCCGATCTATGTCTATCCGGGCGAGATGGAGCAGGAAGCCATGGCCTTCCCGGTCCTGAAGGTCCTGCGCGGCGAAGCTGAAGCCATTACTTACAGCGGCAAGAACGTCTGGCAGGGATTTGAAGGACTGGATCTGTAA
- a CDS encoding ABC transporter ATP-binding protein: protein MIQCTGIEKSYTDKKVLSGISFDIPDGQIFGLLGPSGAGKTTLIKILTGQLEFEEGSAMILQKNVRRLSGEDKKKIGIMMDQFGVYERLSCYDNLKVFADIYGTPKEKIMETLKLVGLEDSAKKPASALSKGMRVRLQLARVFMVSPEIIFLDEPTTGLDPMTMKQIHKIILDKKKHGCTIFLTTHNMEEAAKLCDTVALLNEGVIVDSGAPDEICRRFNHQKRIVLHLNTGEDMELPHSKESAEKISKLLEEERVETIHSSEPTLETVFLELTGRKLEEE, encoded by the coding sequence ATGATTCAATGCACTGGAATTGAAAAATCCTACACAGACAAAAAGGTCCTGTCCGGAATCAGCTTCGATATTCCTGACGGACAGATTTTCGGACTGCTGGGACCCTCCGGCGCCGGAAAGACCACACTGATCAAAATCCTGACAGGGCAGCTGGAGTTTGAAGAGGGATCGGCGATGATCCTCCAGAAGAACGTGCGGCGCCTCTCGGGCGAGGATAAGAAAAAGATCGGTATCATGATGGATCAGTTTGGCGTATATGAACGGCTGTCCTGCTATGACAACCTGAAGGTGTTCGCGGACATCTACGGCACGCCGAAGGAAAAGATCATGGAAACGCTGAAACTGGTGGGCCTGGAGGATTCCGCGAAGAAGCCTGCTTCCGCCCTGTCCAAGGGCATGCGGGTCCGGCTGCAGCTGGCCCGGGTGTTCATGGTTTCCCCGGAAATCATCTTCCTGGATGAGCCGACAACGGGCCTGGATCCTATGACGATGAAGCAGATCCACAAGATCATCCTGGACAAGAAAAAGCACGGATGCACCATCTTCCTTACGACCCACAACATGGAAGAAGCAGCCAAGCTTTGCGACACGGTAGCCCTGCTGAACGAGGGCGTGATCGTGGACAGCGGCGCACCGGATGAAATCTGCCGCCGGTTCAACCACCAGAAGCGGATTGTGCTGCACCTGAACACAGGCGAAGATATGGAGCTGCCCCACAGCAAGGAATCCGCGGAGAAGATCAGCAAGCTGCTGGAAGAGGAACGCGTGGAAACCATTCACTCCTCTGAGCCGACGCTGGAAACCGTATTCCTGGAACTGACCGGAAGAAAACTGGAGGAAGAATGA
- a CDS encoding ABC transporter permease, with protein sequence MNNILIMIRKQMKDTFKNKAVLIQLILLPVVSFILERVIRPEGVPELMYTKMFAAMYMAMAPLTAMSAIIAEEKEKNTLRVLMMSNVKPGQYLTGIGAYVWIISMIGSVLFAVSFPAADMPFFFLVMGVGFLISIVIGAVIGITAKNQMSAGSVGAMAMIILSFIPMFAMFNEGIGAVARFLYTQQTRFLLDAMSFAEIKWDGAVILAANAILAVVMFFVAFRKKGLE encoded by the coding sequence ATGAATAATATTCTTATTATGATCAGAAAGCAGATGAAGGATACCTTCAAGAACAAGGCGGTCCTGATTCAGCTTATATTGCTGCCGGTGGTTTCGTTTATCCTGGAACGGGTGATCAGACCGGAAGGCGTTCCGGAACTGATGTATACCAAAATGTTTGCCGCCATGTATATGGCCATGGCGCCCCTGACCGCCATGTCAGCCATTATTGCGGAGGAAAAAGAAAAGAACACCCTCCGGGTGCTGATGATGTCCAACGTGAAGCCCGGACAGTACCTGACGGGCATCGGCGCCTATGTGTGGATCATCAGCATGATCGGTTCGGTGCTGTTTGCTGTTTCCTTCCCGGCGGCGGATATGCCCTTCTTCTTCCTGGTGATGGGCGTGGGTTTCCTGATCTCCATCGTGATCGGCGCTGTGATCGGAATCACCGCAAAGAACCAGATGTCTGCCGGCTCTGTGGGCGCGATGGCGATGATTATCCTTTCCTTCATTCCGATGTTTGCCATGTTCAATGAAGGAATTGGCGCGGTGGCGCGGTTCCTTTACACTCAGCAGACCCGGTTCCTGCTTGACGCTATGTCCTTTGCTGAAATAAAATGGGACGGAGCTGTCATCCTGGCAGCGAATGCTATCCTGGCGGTGGTGATGTTCTTTGTCGCCTTCAGGAAAAAAGGACTGGAATAA
- a CDS encoding LytTR family transcriptional regulator DNA-binding domain-containing protein — translation MKIDIDINDQYPETSVTIHAPRLSQDIEKLIAMMRMLDMQVSAEKNGETYILDANKILYIEAVERKTFIYTETEMYESELKLYEVEEQLLERDFLRVSKQTIVNLRMIKSLKADINRKIRLTLQNGEQIMVSRMYSDELRQKLGVR, via the coding sequence GTGAAGATAGATATCGACATCAATGACCAATACCCGGAGACATCCGTAACGATCCATGCCCCGAGGCTGAGCCAGGACATTGAGAAACTGATCGCGATGATGCGGATGCTCGATATGCAGGTCAGCGCGGAAAAGAACGGGGAAACCTACATCCTGGACGCCAACAAGATCCTGTATATCGAGGCAGTGGAACGGAAGACCTTCATCTACACAGAGACGGAGATGTATGAGTCTGAACTGAAACTGTACGAGGTGGAGGAACAGCTTCTTGAAAGGGACTTCCTGAGGGTCAGCAAACAGACGATTGTGAACCTGAGGATGATCAAGAGCCTGAAAGCGGACATCAACCGGAAAATCAGGCTGACCCTGCAAAACGGAGAACAGATTATGGTTTCCCGCATGTACTCGGACGAGCTGCGCCAGAAGCTGGGGGTGAGGTAA
- a CDS encoding DUF3021 family protein, whose product MKEKIKYLNWLVKEIMASFAGGVVTLCAMSWLMGDLGAKVSPIFSLGKSGISLETLMQFLLLAVFSVVVKDVFMTDRWIKNMSVFLRKTLYFFVIVLGVFVMSRLWKWFPADAASAWIVFGAFFAVAMVIMTILTRTKEISENNKLQEALEKFKKREKT is encoded by the coding sequence ATGAAAGAAAAAATCAAATACCTCAACTGGCTTGTGAAAGAAATTATGGCAAGCTTCGCCGGGGGCGTGGTGACCCTGTGCGCAATGAGCTGGCTGATGGGCGATCTGGGAGCGAAAGTATCCCCCATATTCAGCCTCGGGAAAAGCGGGATTTCGCTTGAAACCCTGATGCAGTTCCTCCTGCTCGCGGTGTTTTCCGTCGTGGTGAAGGACGTGTTCATGACGGACCGATGGATCAAAAACATGAGCGTTTTCCTGAGAAAGACCCTCTATTTCTTCGTGATCGTATTGGGCGTGTTCGTGATGAGCCGCCTGTGGAAATGGTTCCCGGCAGACGCCGCCAGCGCCTGGATTGTCTTCGGTGCATTCTTCGCAGTGGCTATGGTTATCATGACCATACTGACCCGGACAAAGGAAATATCGGAGAACAATAAACTGCAGGAAGCGCTGGAAAAATTCAAGAAAAGGGAAAAGACGTAA
- a CDS encoding DUF1887 family protein, whose product MEVKTLVELFDERPLENVLGVEIFHPEEVIYVCPEGTPEHARRQLKDYFAHRGIEAAMEFLYVDIYDTEKILELFRAILKDHPDAVMDITGGTDAVLFAAGLACSEAAIPVVTYSRTMNKFYSIQNAPSMHGYVCDITFSVEDCFLMAGGSMRKGRVDNSILSRYMEDIDPFFAVFLKYRRQWDRIVTYIQRVSAAREDGTYSLSVQGDYIVKGEQGARLTAPEEALRDLEKIRMISGLKIVPEESVEFYFRDPQVRAWLRDVGSVLELYIYKACLDTGIFSDVRTSAVVDWNGDEKDHAVSNELDVMCTQGITPVFISCKTCMIRTEALNELAVLRDRFGGQIARAAIVTAEPAGASARNRAAELNIRIIDLNDLQEGNVDESIRRLMK is encoded by the coding sequence ATGGAAGTAAAGACGCTGGTTGAACTGTTTGACGAACGCCCGCTGGAAAATGTGCTGGGTGTGGAGATCTTTCATCCGGAAGAGGTGATCTATGTCTGTCCGGAGGGAACGCCGGAGCATGCCCGGAGGCAGCTGAAGGATTACTTTGCCCACCGCGGGATCGAGGCCGCGATGGAGTTCCTGTATGTGGACATCTACGACACGGAGAAGATCCTGGAATTGTTCCGCGCCATCCTGAAGGATCATCCGGACGCTGTGATGGATATCACGGGCGGCACGGACGCCGTGCTGTTCGCGGCCGGACTGGCCTGCTCCGAGGCAGCAATCCCCGTGGTCACCTACAGCCGCACGATGAATAAGTTTTACAGTATCCAGAACGCGCCGTCCATGCACGGTTACGTATGCGATATCACCTTCTCGGTGGAGGACTGTTTCCTGATGGCGGGCGGATCCATGCGAAAAGGCCGGGTGGATAACAGCATCCTGTCCCGGTACATGGAGGATATTGATCCGTTCTTTGCCGTTTTCCTGAAATACCGCCGCCAGTGGGACAGGATCGTGACGTATATCCAGCGGGTTTCGGCGGCGAGGGAAGATGGAACCTATTCGCTGAGCGTGCAGGGAGACTATATTGTCAAAGGGGAGCAGGGCGCCCGGCTGACGGCCCCGGAGGAAGCCCTGCGGGACCTGGAGAAGATCCGGATGATCTCCGGCCTGAAGATTGTGCCGGAGGAAAGTGTGGAATTCTATTTCCGGGATCCGCAGGTTCGCGCCTGGCTGCGGGACGTGGGCAGCGTGCTGGAACTGTATATCTATAAAGCCTGCCTGGATACCGGTATATTCAGTGACGTGCGGACCAGCGCCGTTGTGGACTGGAACGGGGATGAAAAGGACCACGCGGTATCCAATGAGCTGGACGTGATGTGCACCCAGGGGATTACCCCGGTATTTATCAGCTGCAAGACCTGTATGATCCGGACTGAAGCCCTGAACGAACTGGCCGTCCTGCGGGACCGCTTCGGCGGACAGATTGCCCGGGCGGCCATTGTGACCGCAGAACCTGCCGGAGCGTCCGCCCGGAACCGGGCGGCGGAACTGAATATCCGGATCATTGACCTGAATGACCTGCAGGAAGGCAATGTGGACGAAAGCATCAGAAGACTGATGAAGTAA
- a CDS encoding sigma-70 family RNA polymerase sigma factor, whose amino-acid sequence MEIIRGGRQAETCVNNESVLSAWYDAYGTEILRYCFMMLGNRTDAEDATQETFLKAWRSIGRFEAKNGCSARTWITRIAGNTCRDYLKRSWYKHESRLISPEDLKKLGNAPEEDRELIMDVMNLPEKYRQVLLLVSMQGMTIREAAECMQTSAATIFRRLEKARQMIA is encoded by the coding sequence ATGGAAATCATACGCGGCGGACGGCAGGCAGAGACCTGTGTGAACAATGAATCGGTTCTTTCCGCATGGTATGACGCCTATGGCACAGAAATCCTGCGCTATTGCTTTATGATGCTGGGCAACCGGACAGATGCGGAAGACGCCACCCAGGAAACGTTCCTGAAGGCCTGGCGGAGCATCGGCCGTTTTGAAGCGAAAAACGGATGCTCTGCCCGTACATGGATTACCCGGATTGCAGGGAATACCTGCCGGGACTACCTCAAAAGAAGCTGGTATAAGCATGAAAGCAGACTGATTTCCCCCGAAGACCTGAAGAAACTTGGAAACGCTCCGGAAGAAGACCGGGAGCTGATCATGGACGTAATGAACCTGCCGGAGAAATACCGCCAGGTGCTCCTGCTGGTATCCATGCAGGGAATGACGATCCGCGAAGCGGCGGAGTGCATGCAGACCAGTGCGGCCACCATTTTCAGAAGACTGGAGAAAGCCAGGCAAATGATCGCCTGA
- a CDS encoding helix-turn-helix transcriptional regulator — protein MAQNQLKDQISYLRHQKGLTQEALAKHLGVTNQTISKWESGQCCPDIQLLPEIADLFGVSIDELMGHTAGSSLESLCLGLKSYFANLPEEQGFDDAYRLAAQLHEIIVTDGYKKHLPWTEKNYAEESMAHWGLSASSELPGNSLRNGNTILFTRNEGYAGPKASELRKIQSALKTLSDRKALKVFFAVHELTLRDTDLYVAAGEVAEKAKVSPEEVEEILAQLPVAVQEDEGVEKYRIEGSAAWLADVIRLIWW, from the coding sequence ATGGCACAGAATCAACTGAAAGATCAGATTTCATACCTGCGGCATCAGAAAGGCCTCACCCAGGAAGCACTGGCGAAACACCTTGGGGTCACAAACCAGACAATCTCCAAATGGGAGTCGGGACAGTGCTGTCCGGACATCCAGCTCCTGCCTGAAATTGCGGACCTCTTCGGCGTCTCCATTGACGAGCTCATGGGGCATACCGCCGGAAGCAGCCTGGAATCCCTCTGTCTCGGCCTGAAATCCTATTTCGCGAATCTTCCGGAAGAACAGGGCTTTGACGACGCTTATCGCCTGGCTGCACAGCTGCATGAGATCATCGTGACCGACGGCTATAAAAAGCACCTGCCCTGGACGGAAAAGAACTACGCGGAAGAAAGCATGGCCCATTGGGGGCTTTCCGCCAGCAGTGAGCTTCCCGGCAATTCCCTGAGGAACGGGAATACCATCCTCTTCACCCGGAATGAAGGATATGCAGGCCCGAAAGCTTCCGAACTCCGGAAGATACAGTCCGCCCTGAAGACGTTGTCTGACAGGAAAGCGCTGAAGGTATTCTTCGCGGTTCACGAACTTACCCTGCGGGATACAGACCTGTATGTCGCTGCCGGGGAAGTCGCGGAAAAAGCAAAAGTCTCTCCGGAAGAAGTGGAAGAAATTCTGGCTCAGCTGCCGGTTGCCGTCCAGGAAGATGAAGGCGTGGAAAAATACCGTATTGAGGGCAGTGCCGCCTGGCTGGCGGATGTCATCCGGCTCATCTGGTGGTAA
- a CDS encoding alpha/beta fold hydrolase has protein sequence MKTLHKMLTLTLALMLTLTACGMAFAEQEARKIETPADADEWIQMLFGEHPEELDSAWELVPEVKTALDAAGGMKAVAMQITSIGEIKEIQPAYQKEIQGFQFFYIPCVFSTMSVDIVLVTQNGAVAGIQTGVFSGKQESASSDLASVELNLPVPSLGELPGILTLPEGDGSFPAIVLVHGSGPNDMDETIFSVKPFKDLAEGLAAKGVAVYRYDKRTYTYGKELADNYQLTLMEETVDDAAAAVQMLAQQEKIDPERIYVLGHSLGGIAIPMIDKVLKEQPVAACGYVMMAGSPRKLDELFREQYEFMFSVQAEAMEQAGMNKEDIFSELDRLNDLDALADSDAIQGAYAPYWKWLAEYDQLKMAEDITKPVLVLQGEEDWQVTMKDFGIWQEAFGDKDNWTLISYPGLIHSMTHGVMNDVSMNYMRAEKVDEKVISDIAAFILEEKK, from the coding sequence ATGAAAACACTGCACAAAATGCTGACTTTGACGCTGGCGCTGATGCTGACGCTGACAGCTTGCGGAATGGCTTTCGCGGAGCAGGAAGCCCGGAAGATCGAAACGCCCGCGGATGCGGACGAATGGATTCAGATGCTCTTCGGAGAGCATCCGGAGGAACTGGACAGCGCCTGGGAACTGGTGCCTGAAGTGAAAACCGCTTTGGACGCAGCCGGCGGCATGAAGGCGGTTGCGATGCAAATTACTTCCATCGGCGAGATCAAAGAGATCCAGCCGGCTTATCAGAAGGAAATCCAGGGTTTTCAGTTTTTCTATATTCCCTGTGTTTTTTCCACGATGTCTGTGGATATTGTCCTGGTGACACAGAATGGCGCAGTTGCGGGAATACAGACAGGCGTTTTCTCCGGCAAACAGGAGAGCGCGTCTTCTGACCTGGCCAGCGTTGAACTGAACCTGCCGGTACCCTCCCTGGGCGAGCTGCCGGGCATCCTGACCCTGCCGGAAGGAGACGGTTCGTTCCCGGCAATTGTGCTGGTGCACGGTTCCGGCCCCAATGACATGGATGAGACCATCTTCAGCGTGAAACCCTTCAAAGACCTGGCGGAAGGCCTGGCAGCAAAGGGTGTGGCGGTATACCGTTACGACAAGCGGACCTATACTTACGGTAAGGAGCTGGCCGATAACTATCAGCTGACGCTGATGGAGGAAACGGTGGATGACGCGGCCGCGGCGGTGCAGATGCTGGCACAGCAGGAGAAGATTGATCCGGAACGGATCTATGTGCTGGGACACAGCCTGGGTGGCATCGCAATCCCGATGATTGACAAGGTGCTGAAAGAGCAGCCTGTGGCCGCCTGCGGATATGTGATGATGGCCGGTTCTCCCAGGAAACTGGATGAGCTGTTCCGGGAACAGTATGAGTTCATGTTCTCCGTGCAGGCGGAGGCTATGGAGCAGGCCGGGATGAACAAGGAGGACATTTTCAGCGAGCTGGACAGGCTGAATGACCTGGACGCGCTGGCGGACAGCGATGCCATACAGGGCGCCTATGCGCCATACTGGAAATGGCTGGCGGAATATGACCAGCTGAAGATGGCGGAGGATATTACAAAGCCGGTCCTGGTGCTTCAGGGCGAAGAAGACTGGCAGGTGACGATGAAGGACTTCGGCATCTGGCAGGAAGCTTTTGGAGACAAGGACAACTGGACCCTGATTTCCTATCCGGGACTGATCCACAGCATGACCCACGGTGTGATGAATGACGTATCCATGAACTATATGAGGGCAGAAAAGGTTGATGAGAAGGTCATCAGCGATATTGCGGCATTTATCCTGGAAGAGAAAAAATAA
- a CDS encoding alpha-mannosidase codes for MNKEITGQLRHVIDALAADLYHPLGEIVLEGFSAPSVLNLRQAETYPREPWPAGTPWGMPWDYAWMFGRFTVPEEARGERIVMDLNPGGESVLYVNGKVFGARRGDRMAHPHQYISDQAVCRNAEGGETFEIALEVYGGTPLPDHPGRPVFPEDGVTFTRTGPAVTGRSTFGWWNEEAYQLWLDLTVLRDVHDYLEANDPFREALADGFARLLDTLDLEQPLPQRRQAYLDARQQIAPLVNAHNGTFAASMGVIANSHLDYAWLWPIEETRRKTARTFAAVLRLLKEYPEAKFLQSQCAEYELCRQHYPELFEEVREAIADGRWIADGGMWVEPDTNLAGGEALVRQFLYGRRYFREMLGVDSRVAWLPDTFGYSAALPQIIKGFGMTGLTTQKIFWSYNDSEPFPHHAFLWRGLDGTVIPSYLHMSYETAVDAKTVHTRWVSRLEKDGSRDFYLPFGQGDGGGGPTRDDLEQIRRQRDLQGAPRLYWMTPEDYLKKRNNGSLPVYRGELYFPCHRGTYTTQALIKNGNRRAEHVLRVWEMLAAMAAFTGRAAYPAEELESAWKLLLTNQFHDILPGSSIARVYEQARMDIARVRDTAVRGAREALLAFCRNGLGLTVFNPSSHRITRVIRADERFTGGAVTREGVRFQAAAYKDEALVLACLEPMSAVTMYPAEVPVHSNVSVRRQGSNYVMQNSVLRAVISKKGELLSMILLQDDRERVRTPSNVFHLYRDLPRHFDAWDIDSQTERREVPMDAEYEAEITCAGGLFAELKVTTRFSSSVITQWIRLTGEDEQLEFITEADWQERHRLLKVSFDTGIDADNADHKIQFGFISRPAHRSRQYDADRFEVCAHDWTVLRDAVRGAALLNDCKYGVSVNDGVISLSLLRAPTYPDAAADRGRHRFIYAYRAWDGPLETSGVIEAAEALNDPLITVPGSSVPLRLLNSSDPAVTVESVKLSEDGTGDLVIRLYESMGGTRTVMIHPFLPFSAVCTCSFAEDPQDILPVSDGTFTLSFHPFQIITLRLARKR; via the coding sequence ATGAATAAGGAAATCACCGGTCAGCTTCGGCACGTCATTGATGCGCTGGCAGCGGATCTTTATCACCCTCTGGGCGAAATAGTCCTGGAGGGCTTTTCTGCGCCTTCCGTCCTGAACCTGCGGCAAGCGGAAACCTATCCCCGGGAGCCCTGGCCGGCCGGAACCCCCTGGGGCATGCCCTGGGATTATGCCTGGATGTTCGGCCGTTTCACCGTGCCGGAGGAGGCCCGCGGGGAGCGGATCGTCATGGACCTGAATCCCGGTGGTGAATCCGTCCTCTATGTCAACGGAAAAGTCTTCGGCGCCCGCCGGGGCGACCGGATGGCTCATCCGCACCAGTACATCTCCGATCAGGCCGTTTGCCGGAACGCGGAAGGCGGCGAAACCTTTGAGATCGCCCTGGAAGTCTACGGCGGCACTCCCCTGCCGGACCATCCCGGCCGTCCCGTCTTCCCGGAAGACGGCGTCACCTTCACCCGCACCGGCCCGGCCGTCACCGGGCGGAGCACCTTCGGCTGGTGGAATGAGGAAGCCTATCAGCTCTGGCTGGACCTGACCGTCCTCCGGGACGTACACGATTACCTGGAGGCGAATGATCCCTTCCGGGAGGCCCTGGCGGACGGCTTTGCCCGCCTGCTGGATACCCTGGATCTGGAGCAGCCCCTGCCGCAGCGCCGGCAGGCATACCTGGACGCCCGGCAGCAGATTGCGCCCCTGGTCAACGCGCATAACGGCACCTTTGCCGCCTCCATGGGCGTTATCGCCAACTCCCATCTGGATTATGCCTGGCTCTGGCCCATTGAGGAAACCCGGCGGAAAACCGCCCGCACCTTTGCGGCCGTCCTCCGCCTGCTCAAGGAGTATCCGGAGGCAAAGTTCCTCCAGAGCCAGTGTGCGGAATATGAGCTTTGCCGCCAGCACTATCCGGAGCTCTTTGAGGAAGTCCGGGAAGCCATCGCCGACGGCCGCTGGATTGCCGACGGCGGCATGTGGGTGGAACCGGATACGAACCTGGCCGGCGGCGAAGCCCTGGTGCGCCAGTTCCTGTACGGGCGCCGGTATTTCCGGGAAATGCTGGGCGTGGACAGCCGCGTTGCCTGGCTGCCGGACACCTTCGGCTACAGTGCCGCCCTCCCGCAGATCATCAAGGGCTTCGGCATGACCGGCCTCACCACCCAGAAGATCTTCTGGTCCTATAACGATTCTGAACCTTTCCCGCATCACGCCTTCCTCTGGCGCGGGCTGGACGGCACCGTCATTCCCAGCTACCTGCACATGTCCTATGAAACCGCCGTGGACGCGAAGACCGTGCATACCCGCTGGGTCAGCCGGCTGGAAAAGGACGGCAGCCGTGATTTCTACCTGCCCTTCGGCCAGGGAGACGGCGGCGGCGGACCTACCCGGGACGACCTGGAGCAGATCCGGCGCCAGCGGGATCTCCAGGGCGCGCCCAGGCTCTACTGGATGACCCCGGAGGATTACCTGAAAAAGCGGAACAACGGCTCCCTGCCCGTTTACCGGGGAGAGCTGTATTTCCCCTGCCACCGCGGAACCTATACCACCCAGGCCCTGATCAAGAACGGCAACCGCCGGGCGGAGCATGTCCTGCGGGTATGGGAAATGCTCGCCGCCATGGCCGCCTTCACCGGCCGCGCCGCCTATCCCGCGGAAGAGCTGGAAAGTGCCTGGAAGCTGCTCCTGACCAACCAGTTCCATGATATCCTGCCCGGTTCCTCCATCGCCCGGGTTTATGAGCAGGCCCGGATGGATATCGCCCGTGTCCGCGATACCGCCGTACGCGGTGCCCGGGAAGCCCTGCTCGCCTTCTGCCGGAACGGCCTGGGCCTCACGGTCTTCAACCCCTCTTCCCACCGGATCACCCGGGTCATCCGGGCGGATGAGCGGTTCACCGGCGGCGCCGTCACCCGGGAGGGTGTTCGTTTCCAGGCTGCCGCCTATAAGGATGAGGCGCTGGTGCTTGCCTGCCTGGAGCCCATGTCCGCCGTCACCATGTATCCGGCTGAGGTCCCGGTCCACAGCAACGTCTCGGTTCGCCGCCAGGGCAGCAATTATGTCATGCAGAATTCCGTCCTGCGCGCGGTCATTTCAAAGAAGGGCGAGCTGCTCTCCATGATTCTCCTGCAGGATGACCGGGAGCGGGTTCGCACACCCTCCAATGTGTTCCATCTTTACCGGGATCTTCCCCGGCACTTTGACGCCTGGGATATTGACAGCCAGACTGAGCGGCGGGAAGTGCCCATGGACGCGGAGTATGAAGCAGAGATCACCTGCGCCGGCGGCCTCTTCGCTGAGCTGAAGGTTACCACCCGTTTCTCCTCTTCCGTCATTACCCAGTGGATCCGTCTCACCGGGGAGGATGAACAGCTCGAGTTTATTACCGAGGCTGACTGGCAGGAGCGCCACCGCCTCCTGAAGGTTTCCTTTGATACCGGCATTGACGCGGATAACGCGGATCATAAGATCCAGTTCGGCTTTATCTCCCGTCCCGCCCACCGTTCCCGTCAGTATGACGCGGACCGGTTTGAGGTCTGCGCCCATGACTGGACCGTCCTGCGGGATGCTGTCCGCGGCGCGGCGCTGCTGAACGACTGCAAATACGGCGTCTCCGTTAACGACGGGGTCATCAGCCTGAGCCTGCTGCGGGCGCCCACCTACCCGGACGCCGCGGCTGACCGCGGACGCCACCGTTTCATTTATGCCTACCGTGCCTGGGACGGTCCGCTGGAAACCAGCGGCGTCATCGAGGCTGCCGAAGCGCTGAACGACCCGCTGATCACCGTCCCCGGTTCTTCCGTGCCGCTTCGCCTGCTGAATTCCAGTGATCCCGCCGTCACCGTGGAAAGCGTCAAGCTGTCTGAGGACGGCACCGGCGACCTGGTCATCCGCCTGTATGAGAGCATGGGCGGTACCCGCACCGTCATGATTCATCCCTTCCTGCCCTTCAGTGCGGTCTGCACCTGCTCCTTTGCCGAGGATCCACAGGATATTCTTCCCGTATCGGACGGCACCTTTACCCTGTCCTTCCATCCCTTCCAGATCATCACCCTGCGTCTGGCCCGGAAGAGATAA